DNA from Streptomyces luteogriseus:
ACAGCACCCCCCGGACCGGCTCGTCCTCGCCCATGAGACCGGGCACGTGTTCGACCTGCCCGACCTGTACCACCGGCCCGCGGACGGCAAGGGTGACTGGGACACACACGTCGGCGACTGGGACCTGATGGGCAGCCAGTTCGGACTGGCCCCCGACCTCTTCGCCTGGCACAAGTGGAAGCTGGGCTGGCTGGATCCGCGGCAGGTCCGGTGCGTCCAGGACGCCGGGCCGGCCCGGCTGACCCTGGAGCCGCTGGCGGCGGGGCCGGGGATGCCGACGACGGGGGCCGCGGGGGCGCAGGCCTTCGGTCTCGGGCGGGGCACCAAGCTCGCGGTGGTGCGGACGGGGCCCGACAGCGTGCTCGCCCTCGAGGCGCGGGGGCCGGTGGGCAATGACGCGGCCGCGTGCCGGCAGGGGGTGCTCGTGTACCGGGTGCGGGGCGGGGCGCAGTCCGGGGGCGGCCCCGTCGAGGTGATCGACGCCCATCCGCGCACCGACGCGTGCTGGGAGGACTCCGTCTACCCGCCCCTCGCGGACGCGCCGATCGGCATCGGGGAGAGCTTCACGGTGCCGGGGGAGGGAGTGCGGGTGGAGGTGGAGGGGCGTACGGCTTCGGGGGCGTGGACGGTGAAGATCGCGGTGGGGCGTTGAGGGGACGGCGGTGTGACGCCGGGAGGTGGGGGTGTGGGTGGCGAAGCCCCCACGGCGCGCGGCGAAACCGCGCGGAAACGACGGTGGCGGCTTGCGTTCGCGTTGTCTGCGAACACAAACCGCCACCGGCACAGTGCGCCGCCAGGGACTCGAACCCCGGACCCGCTGATTAAGAGTCAGCTGCTCTAACCAACTGAGCTAGCGGCGCCTGCTGACGTCGTAGACCTTAGCATCCTGGTCGGCGGGAGGAAAAATCGAAATCCGCACCGCCGAGCGGGCCGCCCGGACGGCCGCCCAGAGCAGAACTTCGGGGCCGGGGAGCCAGGGCTGACGGGTGTCCGGGGCGACGAGCCAGCGGGAAGCGGAACGGGCGGGGGCGGGGGGCCGGGCGGGTTGCGCAGTGGTGGGGGCGGCGCTCCGCGACGAGGCCGGAACGGTGAGGGAGGCGCTCTCCGACGGGGCCGGGGCGGCGGGCCAGATGCTCTCCGACGGGGCCGGGACGGTCACCGCGTCGCCCGTGCCATGGCACAGCAGCGGCGGTACGGCGTCCGTACGGGTGGCTTCCCTGCCGCCCCGTGCGCCCCACTCCTCCCACTCCAGCAGCGCGGGGAGCCGCTGAGCCGTCCCCGGGGCGGCGAACAGCAGCATCCGTCCACGGAACTGCGCGACCGGACCCGAGCCCGGACCGTCGTCCCACAGCCGGTCGAGCATGCGCCGGCCGAACATCGCGGGCGCGCTGACCACGTCGAAGACCGACCCGCAGGGCAGTACGACCGGGGCGTCCGGCCGCTCCTCCCAGAGGGCGAGCGTGCTTCGCGGATACGTTCCTGCCGAGGCGAGCCAGGCGGCCCCGTCCGGGGTGACATCGGAGGCGTTCCATGCGCTGCTCATGGCATCCAGGTGTACCCGCCGTGAGCGCCCGGTTCCCGAGGGTTGCGGGAAATCGGGACAGGAGGGGGTGGGAGGGAGTATCTTGCCCGCCTGGCATATGCCAGGTGATCGGGAAGGGGCCGACCCTGCCGTGTCAGGCGGATTCGCCGGGCCCACGGCCCTCGGCGTCGCCCCGCATCAGGTCCCGCCCGAACTCGACCATCTTCTTGGCGTAGTCCTCGGTCCACTCGGCCCGCTCGGCGATGTCCGCGGTCGTCAGCCGGTCGAACCTGCGCGGATCGGCCAGCTGCGCCGCCGCCATCGCCTGGAACTCCACCGCCCGGTCCGCCGCGGCCCGGAACGCCAGCGTCAGCTCCGTCGCCCGGGCCAGCAGGGCCCGGGGGTCGTCGATCGACTCGAGGTCGAAGAAGTGCTCAGGGTCGGAGGCCGCCTCCGCAGGCTCGAAGAGCAGGGGCGCGGGGCGTAGCCGCGATTCGTTCCGACGCGGCGTGGGCTCCGCCATGTCTTCTCCTCCTCGTACGTCGCGCTGACCCTCCCGGTGGAGTGGGCCACCGTCCATTGTCTCGCGGGCGCGCAAGTGGGCATCGCGGTAGTGGGTACGGCCGCCACACCACCCGGCGTTCGCCAGGGCCTCCCGGACCCGCACTGTTCCGGCCAGATCAGGACCGCCCCGGGACCCGGTGTGCCGCCCTCCGGCCGCCGGTGGGTCGGGTGGAAGCAGGTGCGTCCGAGGGCGGCGGTCACGGTCGCCACTCCACCCGGTGCTCCGCCAGGTGCGCCAGCACCGCGTGGTTCGCCTCCCAGCCGTCCGGGAACTTCACCACCGTCCCCAACTGCACCGGCTCCATGGACGGATAGTCGTCCAGCAGGTCGGTGACCCCCGCTCGGCAGACCACGATGCAGGCATGCCGGTGGCGGGAGGCCAGGACGCAGAGGCGGCCCGTCTCCAGGTGGAAGGCCGTGGCGTCGGGGCGGCCGGAGAGGGGGTGGAGGACCACCGTGACGTCGTACTCGCGGCCCTGCAGCCGGTTCGCCGTGTCCACGATCACGTCGGCGACGCCGAGGCCGGCCAGGGCCGAGCGGACCGCGGCGGCCTGGTCCCGATGCGCCGTGCCGACAGCGATCCGGTCCGCGGTGAGCGGCGAGGCGACCGGAGAGCGTTCCGAGGTCGCCGCGCCCGTCCGGTCCAGCAGGCGCCGTACGACGGTCGCCACCGCGAGTACCGCCTCCGGGTCCGTGCGCGGGGTGTGCCGTGCGGGCAGCTCCAGAAGGCCCCAGCCCGACTCGGCCGCCTCGTCGATCACCCGGTCGGGGCCCGAGCCGTCCGACGGCACGCCGAAGGCCAGGCTCCGGTCGCCGGGGCCGGTGCCGCTACGGAACGGCGTGTACGGGTAGAACGCGTCCGAGACCAGGGGTGCCGCGGAGGCCGGAAGCCGCCAGGAGACCGGCAGCCGGTGCTGGGGCAGGTCCGGGTTGTGCGCGAGCAGGGTCGTCACCGCCGAGCCCGACGGGTCGTACGTGAGGCCCGCCCACTGCTCGCTGCCGACGATCGCGAACGGGTCGAGCTGTCCCGGGTCGCCCACGAACAGCGCCCGCTCGAACAACCCGGCCACGGCGAGCAGCGCGTCCGAGCGCATCTGGTAGGCCTC
Protein-coding regions in this window:
- a CDS encoding M6 family metalloprotease domain-containing protein, which encodes MPRPFPRARLRSTAAVFTTMSALAATSLGAGPSAAGPDSAAPCALTRTDAHHSEGLDTWNAAYPRPARSLDAVMVFLSFPDAHPLTTPQELTADHFPATTRFFERASYGRFTLRPHTLRHWIQMPKPSTAYAIQRDWKPEHRSAYLRDALSVADPRVDFSRYDVVYFVADPDAPGVDSDATKVVNLTSPLRADGTDLRRIVTVFEQHPPDRLVLAHETGHVFDLPDLYHRPADGKGDWDTHVGDWDLMGSQFGLAPDLFAWHKWKLGWLDPRQVRCVQDAGPARLTLEPLAAGPGMPTTGAAGAQAFGLGRGTKLAVVRTGPDSVLALEARGPVGNDAAACRQGVLVYRVRGGAQSGGGPVEVIDAHPRTDACWEDSVYPPLADAPIGIGESFTVPGEGVRVEVEGRTASGAWTVKIAVGR
- a CDS encoding AAA domain-containing protein, with amino-acid sequence MTTVFDPSAAAARATDAILHDTLHGTARGVVVDSPPGAGKSTLVVRAALELAEAGHPLMVVAQTNAQVDDLVLRLAEKNPELPVGRLHSSDSDPYDKALDELPSVRKSAKAGDLAGQAVVISTAAKWAHVKVDEPWRHAIVDEAYQMRSDALLAVAGLFERALFVGDPGQLDPFAIVGSEQWAGLTYDPSGSAVTTLLAHNPDLPQHRLPVSWRLPASAAPLVSDAFYPYTPFRSGTGPGDRSLAFGVPSDGSGPDRVIDEAAESGWGLLELPARHTPRTDPEAVLAVATVVRRLLDRTGAATSERSPVASPLTADRIAVGTAHRDQAAAVRSALAGLGVADVIVDTANRLQGREYDVTVVLHPLSGRPDATAFHLETGRLCVLASRHRHACIVVCRAGVTDLLDDYPSMEPVQLGTVVKFPDGWEANHAVLAHLAEHRVEWRP
- a CDS encoding bifunctional DNA primase/polymerase, with translation MSSAWNASDVTPDGAAWLASAGTYPRSTLALWEERPDAPVVLPCGSVFDVVSAPAMFGRRMLDRLWDDGPGSGPVAQFRGRMLLFAAPGTAQRLPALLEWEEWGARGGREATRTDAVPPLLCHGTGDAVTVPAPSESIWPAAPAPSESASLTVPASSRSAAPTTAQPARPPAPARSASRWLVAPDTRQPWLPGPEVLLWAAVRAARSAVRISIFPPADQDAKVYDVSRRR